From a single Kitasatospora sp. NBC_00458 genomic region:
- a CDS encoding prenyltransferase, giving the protein MTAAVPEVLLLDGVLDAEQAADTVRSILAEQQPDGAIPWYSGHHLDPWDHTEAAMALDTAGEHTAAEAAYRWLAARQNPDGSWYAAYAYGQGGGADGAEGAGGAGGAERGFADGEVCNAAKETNFCAYIAVGVWHHHLSTGDDAFLEWIWPTVRRALDFIVARRLPGGPIAWRLDEHGEAADEALLTGSSSILHALRCGLAVADYLEEPQPDWELAAGRLRHAITHHPERFLDKDRYSMDWYYPVLGTALRGAAAVERIERDWDRFVVPGLGVRCVSDRPWVTGGESAELAMALWAVGESDRAVDILRWIQKHLRHTDGSYWTGYVFEDDAIWPEERTTWTAGALLLTVAALGGDPATVAVFGGDHLPAGLVVQDCC; this is encoded by the coding sequence GTGACCGCCGCCGTCCCCGAGGTCCTGCTGCTCGACGGCGTCCTCGACGCCGAGCAGGCCGCCGACACCGTCCGCAGCATCCTCGCCGAGCAGCAGCCCGACGGCGCCATACCGTGGTACAGCGGCCACCACCTCGACCCCTGGGACCACACCGAGGCGGCGATGGCCCTGGACACCGCCGGCGAGCACACCGCCGCCGAGGCCGCCTACCGCTGGCTGGCCGCCCGCCAGAACCCGGACGGCTCCTGGTACGCCGCGTACGCCTACGGCCAGGGCGGCGGCGCCGACGGTGCCGAGGGTGCCGGGGGTGCCGGCGGTGCCGAGCGCGGCTTCGCGGACGGCGAGGTGTGCAACGCCGCCAAGGAGACCAACTTCTGCGCCTACATCGCGGTCGGCGTCTGGCACCACCACCTCTCCACCGGCGACGACGCCTTCCTGGAGTGGATCTGGCCGACCGTCCGGCGGGCCCTCGACTTCATCGTCGCCCGGCGGCTGCCCGGCGGCCCGATCGCCTGGCGGCTCGACGAGCACGGCGAGGCCGCCGACGAGGCGCTGCTCACCGGTTCGTCCAGCATCCTGCACGCGCTCCGCTGCGGCCTGGCCGTCGCCGACTACCTGGAGGAGCCGCAGCCCGACTGGGAGCTCGCGGCCGGCCGGCTCCGCCACGCCATCACCCACCACCCCGAGCGGTTCCTCGACAAGGACCGCTACTCGATGGACTGGTACTACCCCGTGCTCGGCACCGCGCTGCGCGGCGCAGCCGCGGTGGAGCGGATCGAGAGGGACTGGGACCGGTTCGTGGTCCCCGGCCTCGGCGTGCGCTGCGTCAGCGACCGCCCCTGGGTGACCGGCGGCGAGAGCGCCGAACTCGCCATGGCGCTCTGGGCGGTCGGCGAGTCCGACCGTGCGGTGGACATCCTGCGCTGGATCCAGAAGCACCTGCGGCACACCGACGGCTCGTACTGGACCGGGTACGTCTTCGAGGACGACGCGATCTGGCCGGAGGAGCGCACGACCTGGACGGCCGGGGCGCTGCTGCTGACGGTCGCGGCGCTCGGCGGCGACCCGGCGACGGTGGCGGTGTTCGGCGGCGACCACCTGCCGGCCGGGCTGGTGGTCCAGGACTGCTGCTGA
- a CDS encoding N-acetylmuramoyl-L-alanine amidase has protein sequence MTRTTPDPTDPTDPAEPADPADPSDPTGSTGPTDPPDPTAPRRRSALLRTATVVGVLAPLGLAGWLGWQAVGSPDRGTPAAASPNAAPLAPGATAPSAATANGPASDGSPTPGPATPDPATTGPAEATPAAPAEGPAPSSAASALPSTAASSTAVSSTALAGRTVLLDPGHNSGNFTHTTEINRQVDIGNARKECDTTGTSTNAGYTEAEYSLDVVRRARAVLAARGATVVLVHDGDRAWGPCIDERARAGTTAHADAAVSVHGDGGPAGGTGFHVIMPAKVVAGRADTSAIVAPSHRLGLLLRDSFRTATGEPYADYTASQGLDTRSDLGGLNLSTVPKVFIECGNMRNPTDARRMTDPQWRQQAAQGIADALTTFLTTR, from the coding sequence GTGACCCGCACCACCCCGGACCCGACCGACCCCACCGACCCGGCTGAGCCGGCCGACCCGGCTGACCCGTCCGACCCCACCGGGTCGACCGGCCCCACCGACCCGCCCGACCCGACCGCTCCCCGCCGGCGCTCCGCCCTGCTGCGCACCGCCACCGTGGTCGGCGTCCTGGCCCCGCTCGGCCTGGCCGGCTGGCTGGGCTGGCAGGCGGTCGGCTCCCCCGACCGGGGCACGCCCGCCGCCGCATCGCCGAACGCCGCACCGCTCGCCCCCGGCGCCACCGCACCGTCCGCCGCCACGGCCAACGGTCCCGCGTCCGACGGATCCCCGACGCCCGGCCCGGCGACGCCCGACCCAGCAACGACCGGCCCGGCCGAGGCCACTCCCGCCGCACCCGCCGAGGGCCCCGCCCCCTCCTCCGCCGCCTCCGCCCTCCCCTCCACCGCAGCCTCCTCCACGGCCGTCTCCTCCACCGCTCTCGCCGGCCGCACCGTCCTCCTCGACCCGGGACACAACTCCGGCAACTTCACCCACACCACCGAGATCAACCGTCAGGTCGACATCGGCAACGCCCGCAAGGAGTGCGACACCACCGGCACCTCCACCAACGCCGGCTACACCGAGGCCGAGTACTCCCTCGACGTGGTCCGCCGGGCCCGCGCGGTCCTCGCCGCCCGGGGCGCGACCGTGGTCCTGGTCCACGACGGCGACCGCGCGTGGGGGCCGTGCATCGACGAACGCGCCCGGGCCGGCACCACCGCGCACGCCGACGCCGCGGTCTCGGTGCACGGTGACGGCGGTCCGGCCGGCGGCACCGGGTTCCACGTGATCATGCCCGCCAAGGTGGTCGCCGGCCGGGCGGACACCTCGGCGATCGTCGCGCCCTCGCACCGGCTCGGCCTGCTGCTCCGCGACAGCTTCCGCACCGCCACCGGCGAGCCCTACGCCGACTACACCGCGAGCCAGGGGCTGGACACCCGTTCGGACCTCGGCGGGCTCAACCTGTCGACCGTGCCCAAGGTGTTCATCGAGTGCGGTAACATGCGCAACCCGACGGACGCCCGCCGGATGACGGACCCTCAGTGGCGCCAACAGGCCGCCCAGGGGATCGCCGACGCGCTGACGACGTTTCTGACCACCCGGTAG
- a CDS encoding energy-coupling factor transporter transmembrane protein EcfT, whose product MHPGAWWLWALGLGAAATRTTNPLLLLLLAAVAGYVVAARRTDAPWSRSYGTFLRLGLLVLGIRLVFAVLLGSPVPGTHVLFTLPEVPLPAWAQGVRIGGRVTAEGLLAALYDGLRLATLLVCVGAANALASPARLLRTLPGALYEAGVAVVVAMTFAPNLVADIQRLRAARRLRGRTDRGVAAVLSVGLPVLEGALERSVALAAAMDTRGFGRTADVPRRLARATAALTLAGLLGICLAAYGLLTAGGAGWAVPVLLVGLAAAFTGLLLGSRRSVRTRYRPDPWVLPEWLTAGSGVAVAALTTWLAAGDPAAFAPTVVPPTVPVLPLTATVAVLIGLVPAFATPLPRPTTATGPTGPATRSATPAAPAVPTAPTAPAAPAAPAAPTATPHKTGDTGDTGGTGSTPDGASPTTPNDAPTPPRRAS is encoded by the coding sequence CTGCACCCCGGGGCCTGGTGGCTGTGGGCACTCGGTCTGGGCGCCGCCGCCACCCGCACCACCAACCCCCTCCTCCTGCTGCTCCTCGCCGCCGTCGCCGGCTACGTCGTCGCCGCCCGCCGCACCGACGCCCCGTGGTCGCGCTCCTACGGGACCTTCCTCCGCCTCGGACTCCTCGTCCTCGGCATCCGCCTGGTCTTCGCGGTCCTCCTCGGCTCCCCGGTCCCCGGCACCCACGTCCTCTTCACCCTCCCCGAGGTGCCGCTGCCCGCCTGGGCCCAGGGCGTGCGGATCGGCGGCCGGGTCACCGCCGAGGGCCTGCTCGCCGCGCTGTACGACGGGCTCCGGCTGGCGACCCTGCTGGTCTGCGTCGGCGCCGCCAACGCGCTCGCCAGCCCGGCCCGTCTGCTGCGCACCCTCCCGGGCGCGCTCTACGAGGCGGGCGTGGCCGTCGTGGTGGCGATGACCTTCGCCCCGAACCTCGTCGCCGACATCCAGCGGCTGCGCGCCGCCCGCCGTCTGCGCGGACGCACCGACCGCGGCGTCGCCGCCGTGCTGAGCGTCGGACTGCCCGTCCTGGAGGGTGCGCTGGAGCGTTCGGTGGCGCTGGCCGCCGCGATGGACACCCGCGGGTTCGGCCGCACCGCCGACGTCCCGCGCCGACTGGCCCGGGCCACCGCCGCCCTCACCCTCGCGGGACTGCTCGGCATCTGCCTCGCCGCGTACGGGCTGCTGACGGCGGGCGGCGCCGGCTGGGCGGTACCGGTGCTCCTGGTCGGCCTGGCCGCCGCCTTCACCGGGCTCCTGCTCGGCAGCCGGCGCTCCGTCCGGACCCGCTACCGCCCGGACCCGTGGGTGCTGCCCGAGTGGCTGACCGCCGGATCGGGCGTGGCCGTGGCCGCGTTGACGACGTGGCTCGCCGCCGGCGACCCGGCCGCGTTCGCCCCCACCGTCGTCCCGCCGACCGTCCCCGTCCTGCCGCTCACCGCCACCGTCGCCGTCCTCATCGGCCTGGTGCCGGCGTTCGCGACCCCGCTCCCGCGCCCCACCACGGCGACCGGCCCCACCGGCCCGGCGACCCGCTCCGCCACACCGGCCGCACCGGCCGTCCCGACCGCCCCGACCGCCCCAGCCGCCCCAGCCGCCCCAGCCGCCCCGACCGCCACCCCCCACAAGACCGGCGACACGGGCGACACCGGCGGCACGGGCAGCACCCCTGACGGCGCCTCCCCCACCACCCCGAACGACGCACCGACCCCGCCCCGGAGGGCCTCGTGA
- a CDS encoding class I SAM-dependent methyltransferase, giving the protein MLTVDFSRFPLAPGDRVLDLGCGGGRHAFECYRRGANVIALDQNAEEIAEVRKWFAAMDQAGEAPEGASAVAMEGNALALPFEDEYFDKIIISEVMEHIPDDKGVLNEMFRVLKPGGLLAVTVPRWLPEKICWALSDEYHEVEGGHIRIYRGDELLGRLKDAGLEPYGTHHAHALHSPYWWIKCAVGVDNDKSLPVKAYHQLLVWDIVGTPVISTLTKAAERALNPVIGKSFVAYASKPNRVGADGSGTASATGAIGDAGSGSGSGAGSGSGADVAGGAE; this is encoded by the coding sequence GTGCTGACCGTTGATTTCTCGCGCTTCCCGCTCGCCCCCGGCGACCGGGTGCTCGACCTGGGCTGCGGCGGGGGGCGGCATGCGTTCGAGTGCTACCGGCGCGGGGCCAACGTGATCGCCCTCGACCAGAACGCCGAGGAGATCGCCGAGGTCAGGAAGTGGTTCGCCGCCATGGACCAGGCCGGTGAGGCCCCCGAGGGCGCGTCGGCGGTCGCGATGGAGGGCAACGCGCTGGCGCTGCCCTTCGAGGACGAGTACTTCGACAAGATCATCATCTCCGAGGTGATGGAGCACATCCCGGACGACAAGGGCGTGCTCAACGAGATGTTCCGGGTGCTCAAGCCCGGCGGCCTGCTCGCCGTCACCGTGCCGCGCTGGCTCCCCGAGAAGATCTGCTGGGCGCTCTCCGACGAGTACCACGAGGTCGAGGGCGGCCACATCCGGATCTACCGGGGCGACGAACTGCTCGGCAGGCTCAAGGACGCCGGCCTGGAGCCGTACGGCACCCACCACGCGCACGCGCTGCACTCGCCGTACTGGTGGATCAAGTGCGCGGTCGGCGTGGACAACGACAAGTCGCTGCCGGTCAAGGCCTACCACCAGCTGCTGGTCTGGGACATCGTCGGCACCCCGGTGATCAGCACCCTCACCAAGGCCGCCGAGCGGGCGCTCAACCCGGTCATCGGCAAGAGCTTCGTCGCCTACGCCTCCAAGCCGAACCGGGTCGGGGCGGACGGTTCGGGTACGGCGAGTGCGACGGGCGCGATAGGCGACGCGGGCTCGGGCTCGGGCTCGGGCGCGGGCTCGGGCTCGGGTGCGGACGTGGCGGGCGGCGCGGAGTGA
- a CDS encoding prenyltransferase/squalene oxidase repeat-containing protein, protein MLTAARLGAAALTAALLAGTAAAPALADTPGAGPTALPDGLYGKSDPTYDAVWRQSLALTALAAAKVTPADSAVAWLTGQQCADGGWQSYRADAAAACDAKLEDSNATAAAIQALVALGGHQDAVDKGVQWIKANQNADGSWAYNPGNPGDADSTGLAVSALFAAKTDPAGVAKAGKNAFDGLAVFQLACTAPADQRGAFVYQTAPDGTAPEVNALATGQASLAATGGKLPVTNTNRTDTAPKPLSCAPDAAATTPATTPATPVARADSGEAVSAYLTARLAADGQHLMLTLPGATPTPDFTATSWAALGLVQGGHPQQATGAVDWLAKEGGTWTKGGTDAAATATLLLVAQAAQRDPAAFGGSDLVAQLTALGPAPKAVAAAGSPTASPSAKKDDGGGISTYWVLGIGLLIGVGGGLLLSLQRKRGPQR, encoded by the coding sequence ATGCTCACCGCCGCCCGCCTGGGCGCCGCCGCCCTGACCGCCGCGCTGCTGGCCGGAACCGCCGCCGCCCCGGCCCTCGCCGACACCCCCGGCGCCGGTCCCACCGCCCTCCCCGACGGCCTGTACGGCAAGAGCGACCCGACCTACGACGCGGTGTGGCGGCAGTCGCTCGCGCTGACCGCACTCGCCGCCGCCAAGGTCACCCCCGCCGACTCCGCCGTCGCCTGGCTCACCGGCCAGCAGTGCGCGGACGGCGGCTGGCAGTCCTACCGGGCCGACGCCGCGGCCGCCTGCGACGCCAAACTGGAGGACAGCAACGCGACCGCCGCCGCGATCCAGGCACTGGTCGCCCTCGGCGGGCACCAGGACGCCGTGGACAAGGGCGTCCAGTGGATCAAGGCCAACCAGAACGCGGACGGCAGCTGGGCCTACAACCCCGGCAACCCCGGTGACGCCGACTCCACCGGCCTCGCCGTGAGCGCCCTGTTCGCCGCGAAGACGGACCCGGCGGGCGTCGCCAAGGCCGGCAAGAACGCCTTCGACGGACTGGCGGTCTTCCAGCTCGCCTGCACCGCCCCCGCCGACCAGCGCGGCGCCTTCGTCTACCAGACGGCACCGGACGGCACCGCCCCGGAGGTGAACGCCCTCGCCACCGGCCAGGCCTCGCTCGCCGCCACCGGCGGGAAGCTCCCGGTCACCAACACCAACCGGACCGACACCGCGCCCAAGCCCCTCAGCTGCGCCCCCGACGCCGCGGCGACGACCCCGGCGACGACCCCGGCCACGCCCGTCGCGCGCGCCGACTCCGGCGAGGCGGTGAGCGCCTACCTGACCGCCCGGCTCGCGGCCGACGGACAGCACCTGATGCTCACCCTGCCCGGCGCGACGCCCACCCCCGACTTCACCGCCACCTCCTGGGCCGCCCTCGGCCTCGTCCAGGGCGGGCACCCCCAGCAGGCCACCGGCGCGGTCGACTGGCTGGCCAAGGAGGGCGGCACCTGGACCAAGGGCGGCACCGACGCCGCCGCCACCGCCACCCTGCTGCTGGTCGCCCAGGCCGCGCAGCGCGACCCGGCCGCCTTCGGCGGAAGCGACCTCGTCGCCCAGCTGACCGCCCTCGGCCCGGCCCCCAAGGCCGTCGCCGCGGCGGGATCGCCCACCGCGTCCCCGTCCGCGAAGAAGGACGACGGCGGCGGCATCAGCACGTACTGGGTGCTCGGCATCGGCCTGCTCATCGGCGTCGGCGGTGGCCTGCTGCTGAGCCTCCAGCGCAAGCGGGGCCCCCAGCGGTGA
- a CDS encoding glycosyltransferase family 4 protein, with the protein MTAQPLRIALLSYRGDPFCGGQGVYVRHLSRELARLGHHVDVIGAQPYPVLDEVEGPGSVRLVELPSLDLYRADDPFRTPSRGEYRGPVDVLEYATMRTGGFPEPLTFSLRARQYLARHRGRYDVVHDNQTLGYGLLGLDRHGFPLVTTIHHPITVDRRLELDAAPTRLRRLSLRRWYAFTRMQRRVAARLDHIITVSGTSKREIAEHLGAASDAVSVVPIGADTRLWSPSATVRRVPGRIVTTSSADVPLKGLVHLVGALGKIRTERDAHLVVVGKPQKEHGPVTEAVRRFGLERHIEFRHGLTDRELVDLYRSAEVACVPSLYEGFSLPAAEAMATGTPLVATTGGAIPEVAGPDGETCLAVPPGDADALAAALGRLLDDPELRASLGAAGRERVLARFTWERAAELTVDGYRAAIATGAGRRARSGPGWRYVA; encoded by the coding sequence ATGACCGCGCAACCGCTGCGGATTGCCCTGCTCTCGTACCGCGGCGATCCGTTCTGCGGCGGCCAGGGCGTGTACGTGCGGCACCTCTCCCGCGAACTGGCCCGCCTCGGTCACCACGTGGACGTGATCGGTGCCCAGCCCTACCCCGTGCTGGACGAGGTCGAGGGCCCCGGATCGGTCCGTCTGGTCGAACTGCCCAGCCTGGACCTCTACCGGGCCGACGACCCGTTCCGCACCCCGTCGCGCGGCGAGTACCGCGGTCCGGTGGACGTCCTGGAGTACGCCACGATGCGGACCGGCGGCTTCCCCGAGCCGCTGACCTTCTCGCTGCGCGCCCGCCAGTACCTGGCCCGGCACCGCGGCCGCTACGACGTCGTCCACGACAACCAGACGCTCGGCTACGGGCTGCTCGGGCTGGACCGGCACGGCTTCCCGCTGGTCACCACGATCCACCACCCGATCACCGTCGACCGCCGGCTCGAACTGGACGCGGCCCCCACCCGGCTCCGGCGGCTGTCGCTGCGCCGCTGGTACGCCTTCACCCGGATGCAGCGCCGGGTCGCCGCCAGGCTGGACCACATCATCACCGTCTCCGGCACCTCGAAGCGCGAGATCGCCGAGCACCTGGGCGCCGCGTCCGACGCCGTCTCGGTGGTGCCGATCGGTGCCGACACCCGCCTCTGGTCCCCGTCCGCGACGGTCCGCCGGGTACCCGGCCGGATCGTCACCACCTCCAGCGCCGACGTGCCGCTGAAGGGCCTGGTCCACCTGGTCGGGGCGCTGGGCAAGATCCGCACCGAGCGGGACGCGCACCTGGTCGTGGTCGGCAAGCCGCAGAAGGAGCACGGTCCGGTCACCGAGGCGGTGCGCCGGTTCGGGCTGGAGCGGCACATCGAGTTCCGGCACGGGCTGACCGACCGGGAGCTGGTCGACCTGTACCGCTCGGCCGAGGTGGCCTGCGTGCCGTCGCTGTACGAGGGGTTCTCGCTGCCCGCCGCCGAGGCGATGGCCACCGGCACCCCGCTGGTCGCGACCACGGGCGGGGCGATCCCCGAGGTGGCCGGTCCGGACGGCGAGACCTGTCTCGCCGTGCCGCCGGGCGACGCGGACGCGCTGGCGGCGGCGCTCGGCCGACTCCTGGACGATCCGGAGCTGCGGGCCTCGCTCGGTGCGGCCGGCCGCGAGCGGGTGCTCGCCCGGTTCACCTGGGAGCGGGCCGCCGAGCTGACCGTCGACGGCTACCGGGCGGCCATCGCCACCGGCGCCGGCCGGCGGGCCCGGTCCGGTCCGGGCTGGCGCTACGTGGCCTGA
- a CDS encoding TetR family transcriptional regulator, with product MPPAADPADGAPTAAPATAPAAAPVADPSGPGAGTGAGADTDLAPPLTARQAERRRRILRTATALAARGGYEAVQMREVAEGAQVALGTLYRYFPSKVHLLVAVMLEQLRGLQEQVRRHPPTEPEPALRVAEALTRAFHALQREPLLAEAMVRALSFADRSVSAEVDQVSVATGRLILDAIGQSEPPTETQRAAVRVIEHTWHAALVAWLSGRASIAEVRADLHTAAGLLTRP from the coding sequence GTGCCGCCCGCCGCGGATCCTGCCGACGGCGCGCCGACGGCAGCGCCGGCCACCGCGCCGGCGGCCGCACCGGTCGCCGACCCGTCCGGCCCCGGTGCCGGTACCGGAGCCGGAGCCGACACCGACCTCGCACCGCCGCTCACCGCCCGGCAGGCCGAACGACGGCGCCGGATCCTGCGCACCGCGACCGCGCTGGCGGCCCGCGGCGGGTACGAGGCGGTACAGATGCGGGAGGTCGCGGAGGGTGCCCAGGTGGCGCTCGGCACGCTGTACCGGTACTTCCCGTCCAAGGTCCACCTGCTGGTGGCGGTCATGCTGGAACAGCTGCGCGGCCTCCAGGAACAGGTCCGGCGGCACCCCCCGACCGAGCCCGAGCCCGCTCTGCGGGTCGCCGAGGCGCTCACCCGGGCCTTCCACGCGCTCCAGCGCGAACCGCTGCTGGCCGAGGCGATGGTCCGCGCGCTCTCCTTCGCCGACCGTTCGGTGAGCGCCGAGGTCGACCAGGTGTCGGTCGCCACCGGACGGCTGATCCTGGACGCCATCGGCCAGTCCGAGCCGCCGACCGAAACCCAGCGCGCCGCCGTCCGGGTGATCGAGCACACCTGGCACGCCGCTCTCGTCGCCTGGCTCTCCGGCCGCGCCTCGATCGCCGAGGTCCGCGCGGACCTGCACACCGCGGCCGGACTCCTCACCCGGCCCTGA
- a CDS encoding ABC transporter ATP-binding protein, which translates to MITFEQVTVQYSDAEAPALGSVDLTVPEGELCLLVGPSGSGKSTLLGTVSGLVPHFTGGVLHGRVTVGGRDTREHRPRELADLVGTVGQDPLAHFVTDTVEDELAYGMESLGLPPDVMRRRVEETLDLLGLASLRDRALTSLSGGQQQRVAIGSVLTVHPRVLVLDEPTSALDPGAAEEVLAVLQRLVHDLGTTVLMAEHRLERVVQYADQVLLLTPGAPAVLGEPAEVMAHSPVHPPVVGLGRLAGWRPLPLSVRDARRRAAGLRTRLDGRRPAPAPAPLGTPLAEARRLAVRRGSVPALRGVDLTLHAGEITALMGRNGAGKSTLLGALVGLHAPASGSATVGGRAPHRTRPAELIRHVGLVPQDPRDLLYGESVAAECAAADGDAGAEPGTCRALVERLLPGLADDAHPRDLSEGQRLTLALAVVLTARPPLILLDEPTRGLDYAAKGRLVEILRDLAAEGHAVLLATHDVELAAELAHRTAVLAEGEIVADGSTADVVLGSPAFAPQVAKVLAPGPWLTVHQVARALDEVAE; encoded by the coding sequence GTGATCACCTTCGAGCAGGTCACCGTCCAGTACTCCGACGCCGAAGCACCCGCGCTCGGCAGCGTCGACCTGACCGTCCCCGAGGGCGAACTCTGCCTCCTGGTGGGCCCGTCGGGCTCCGGCAAGTCCACCCTGCTGGGTACGGTCAGCGGCCTCGTCCCGCACTTCACCGGCGGCGTGCTGCACGGCCGGGTCACGGTCGGCGGACGCGACACCCGGGAGCACCGCCCGCGCGAACTCGCCGACCTGGTGGGCACCGTGGGCCAGGACCCGCTGGCGCACTTCGTCACCGACACCGTCGAGGACGAACTCGCCTACGGCATGGAGTCCTTGGGCCTGCCGCCGGACGTGATGCGACGCCGCGTCGAGGAGACCCTCGACCTGCTCGGCCTGGCCTCCCTGCGTGACCGGGCGCTCACCTCGCTCTCCGGCGGCCAGCAGCAGCGGGTCGCCATCGGCTCCGTGCTGACCGTCCACCCGCGCGTCCTTGTCCTGGACGAGCCCACCTCCGCACTCGACCCGGGCGCCGCCGAGGAGGTCCTGGCCGTGCTCCAGCGGCTGGTCCACGACCTGGGCACCACCGTGCTGATGGCCGAACACCGGCTGGAGCGCGTCGTCCAGTACGCCGACCAGGTCCTGCTGCTCACCCCCGGCGCGCCCGCCGTCCTCGGCGAGCCGGCCGAGGTGATGGCGCACTCACCGGTCCACCCGCCGGTGGTCGGCCTCGGCCGCCTGGCCGGCTGGCGCCCGCTCCCGCTCTCCGTCCGGGACGCCCGCCGCCGGGCCGCGGGCCTCCGCACCCGCCTGGACGGCCGCCGTCCCGCCCCCGCGCCCGCGCCGCTCGGCACGCCGCTGGCGGAGGCCCGCCGGCTGGCCGTCCGGCGCGGCTCGGTCCCGGCGCTGCGGGGCGTCGATCTCACCCTGCACGCGGGCGAGATCACCGCGCTGATGGGGCGCAACGGCGCGGGCAAGTCGACGCTGCTCGGCGCCCTCGTCGGACTGCACGCGCCCGCCTCCGGCTCGGCGACGGTCGGCGGCCGGGCCCCGCACCGCACCCGGCCCGCCGAACTGATCCGCCACGTCGGGCTCGTCCCCCAGGACCCTCGGGACCTGCTGTACGGGGAGAGCGTCGCCGCCGAATGCGCGGCCGCCGACGGCGACGCGGGCGCCGAACCCGGTACCTGCCGGGCCCTCGTCGAGCGCCTGCTGCCCGGTCTCGCCGACGACGCCCACCCGCGCGACCTCTCCGAGGGCCAACGCCTCACGCTGGCGCTGGCCGTGGTGCTCACCGCACGGCCGCCGCTCATCCTCCTGGACGAACCCACCCGGGGCCTGGACTACGCGGCCAAGGGCCGGCTCGTCGAGATCCTGCGCGACCTCGCCGCCGAGGGCCACGCCGTCCTCCTCGCCACGCACGACGTCGAGCTGGCCGCCGAACTCGCCCACCGCACGGCCGTCCTGGCCGAGGGCGAGATCGTCGCGGACGGCTCGACGGCCGACGTCGTGCTCGGTTCACCGGCGTTCGCCCCGCAGGTCGCCAAGGTGCTGGCGCCCGGCCCCTGGCTCACCGTCCACCAGGTCGCCCGCGCCCTCGACGAGGTGGCGGAATGA
- a CDS encoding SCO2322 family protein, producing MARAALRFVAGVVTGVLILLVLGAAPAQAAGYRYWSFWKWSDGGWTYQQQGPAVHVPPDGAVDGWRFAVSPDGGQEAARPGMPGDFAAICAATPEHSGRKRVAVVLDFGTAADAPARETPPGPRTACAVVPTRARSAEVLAAVAPPLRYDGNGLLCAIAGYPRAGCGEQLGAADQPPASAVSPGSGSGEGSRDDASAGAGGPDLGVITGAALIAALAAGAVWQTRRRR from the coding sequence GTGGCACGCGCGGCCCTCCGGTTCGTCGCCGGAGTCGTCACCGGGGTGCTGATCCTGCTGGTGCTCGGGGCGGCACCGGCTCAGGCGGCGGGGTACCGGTACTGGTCGTTCTGGAAGTGGTCCGACGGCGGCTGGACGTACCAGCAGCAGGGGCCCGCCGTGCACGTCCCGCCGGACGGCGCCGTCGACGGCTGGCGGTTCGCCGTCAGCCCGGACGGCGGCCAGGAGGCCGCACGGCCCGGCATGCCGGGGGACTTCGCCGCGATCTGCGCGGCAACCCCGGAACATAGCGGGCGCAAGCGGGTCGCCGTGGTCCTGGACTTCGGCACCGCCGCCGACGCACCCGCCCGCGAGACCCCGCCCGGACCGCGTACCGCCTGCGCCGTGGTCCCGACGCGGGCCCGCTCGGCGGAGGTCCTGGCCGCCGTCGCTCCGCCGCTGCGGTACGACGGCAACGGGCTGCTGTGCGCCATCGCCGGCTACCCGCGGGCGGGCTGCGGCGAGCAGCTCGGCGCCGCGGACCAGCCGCCCGCCTCCGCCGTCTCCCCGGGCAGCGGTTCCGGGGAAGGCTCCCGGGACGACGCCTCGGCCGGGGCCGGCGGCCCCGACCTCGGCGTGATCACCGGGGCCGCACTCATCGCCGCCCTCGCCGCGGGCGCCGTCTGGCAGACGCGCCGCCGCCGATGA